Proteins co-encoded in one Arachis hypogaea cultivar Tifrunner chromosome 13, arahy.Tifrunner.gnm2.J5K5, whole genome shotgun sequence genomic window:
- the LOC112737719 gene encoding NAC domain-containing protein 73, whose protein sequence is MTECNEHENNHGNIIVEGRKDSLIRTCPTCGHHIKCQDQGGGLHDLPGLPAGVKFDPTDQEILEHLEAKVRSDIHKLHPLIDEFIPTLEGENGICYTHPENLPGVSKDGLIRHFFHRPSKAYTTGTRKRRKVNSDEEGNETRWHKTGKTRPVYIRGKLKGYKKILVLYTNYGGKQRKPEKTNWVMHQYHLGNDEEEKEGELVVSKVFYQTHPRQCSSLLVNNNKDSSTTLVKGNNNNGFVEYYHSNFISFDQGEHQHRSSGAQVVISHFPLHEAAPNYHSLNQKE, encoded by the exons ATGACTGAGTGCAATGAACATGAAAACAATCATGGCAACATCATAGTGGAGGGAAGAAAAGACAGTTTAATTAGAACTTGTCCAACATGTGGTCATCACATCAAATGCCAAGATCAG GGTGGTGGACTTCATGACTTACCTGGACTTCCAGCTGGAGTGAAGTTTGATCCAACAGATCAAGAGATTCTTGAACATTTGGAAGCAAAAGTGCGATCTGATATTCACAAGCTTCACCCTTTAATTGATGAGTTCATCCCAACTCTTGAAGGAGAGAATGGAATCTGCTATACTCATCCAGAGAACTTGCCAG GAGTAAGCAAGGATGGGTTGATCCGGCACTTCTTCCACCGGCCGTCGAAAGCATACACAACCGGAACAAGGAAGAGGAGGAAGGTGAACTCGGACGAAGAGGGAAACGAAACCCGTTGGCACAAAACAGGCAAGACCAGACCAGTCTATATTAGGGGGAAGCTGAAAGGATACAAGAAAATCCTTGTTCTCTACACAAACTATGGTGGGAAGCAAAGGAAGCCAGAGAAAACCAATTGGGTGATGCACCAATACCACCTTGGCAATGATGAAGAGGAGAAAGAAGGGGAGTTGGTTGTTTCCAAAGTGTTCTACCAAACACATCCTAGACAATGTTCTTCACTCTTGGTCAATAACAACAAAGACTCTTCAACAACACTTGTCAagggtaataataataatgggtTTGTTGAGTATTACCATTCAAATTTCATATCATTTGATCAAGGGGAACACCAACATAGATCTAGTGGGGCTCAAGTCGTCATTTCACATTTTCCTCTCCATGAAGCTGCTCCTAATTATCATTCTTTGAATCAAAAGGAGTAG